From the Martelella mediterranea DSM 17316 genome, one window contains:
- a CDS encoding phage head spike fiber domain-containing protein, producing MRLGISIAESIRRQPERFWTAPAYRAESAGGGAYGPAAILDLRHGRHALTTVPTADIPSASLAALTALAARPLTDILAFTRSGTATYIDADGLIRVAAADQPRFDYTHGKRRLLLEGPATNLCITRNLPQLTLGENTIVTHMPDETGPDGVLGNVYRVQMPAAPSTFVRFANNVGGGGPVVMSVYVRQFDAAKRQFSIAVDGKVDSVLEATEEWQRYESAYSQSYGTAALGNNAPSGASDVYASDILVAFPQVELGLVATSYIPTNGTTVTRPADKAQLSPAVAALLKRDQVSVMVQARLASAADNGRILGLDMANWLIGQAGASGAGFSAWNGSSATTRLLPAGVTSLDDFGVAVNLDEAGTALAAGEAISGANASAPKSSYAPFSDAYLGRSSTGAYSRGWYDQLVIWPFQMTDADLQAKAVVYE from the coding sequence ATGAGGCTGGGCATCTCCATTGCCGAAAGCATCCGTAGACAGCCTGAGCGCTTCTGGACCGCACCGGCCTATCGCGCGGAAAGCGCGGGCGGCGGCGCATACGGCCCGGCTGCGATCCTCGATCTGCGACATGGCCGCCATGCCTTAACGACTGTGCCGACTGCCGATATCCCCTCCGCCTCGTTGGCGGCGCTCACGGCTCTGGCGGCAAGGCCGCTCACGGATATCCTCGCTTTCACCCGTTCCGGAACGGCCACTTATATCGATGCCGATGGCCTGATCCGGGTGGCCGCGGCCGACCAGCCGCGTTTCGATTACACCCATGGAAAACGGCGGTTGCTGCTGGAGGGGCCTGCAACGAATCTATGCATCACCAGAAACCTCCCCCAGCTGACGCTGGGGGAAAACACGATCGTCACGCATATGCCGGACGAAACAGGGCCGGATGGCGTGCTGGGAAACGTCTACCGGGTGCAGATGCCCGCAGCCCCCAGCACCTTTGTACGGTTTGCCAACAATGTCGGCGGCGGCGGCCCCGTGGTCATGTCGGTTTATGTCAGGCAGTTTGACGCCGCCAAGCGACAGTTCTCGATTGCGGTCGATGGCAAAGTCGACAGCGTGCTTGAAGCGACCGAAGAATGGCAGCGTTATGAAAGCGCCTATTCGCAGAGCTATGGCACTGCGGCTCTCGGCAATAACGCCCCGTCGGGCGCATCGGATGTTTATGCTTCCGATATCCTCGTCGCCTTTCCGCAGGTCGAACTGGGGCTGGTCGCAACCTCCTACATCCCCACCAACGGAACGACCGTCACCCGGCCGGCCGACAAGGCGCAGTTGAGCCCAGCGGTGGCGGCGCTGCTGAAGCGTGATCAGGTGAGTGTGATGGTGCAGGCCCGTCTCGCTTCCGCCGCTGACAACGGGCGGATTCTCGGGCTCGACATGGCGAACTGGCTCATCGGCCAGGCCGGCGCATCGGGCGCCGGCTTCAGTGCATGGAACGGGTCGTCCGCGACAACGCGCCTGTTGCCGGCCGGCGTCACGTCCCTCGATGATTTCGGCGTCGCGGTCAACCTCGATGAGGCCGGCACGGCTCTGGCAGCGGGCGAAGCCATTTCCGGCGCCAACGCATCAGCGCCGAAATCGTCATATGCCCCGTTTTCCGACGCATATCTGGGACGTTCCTCAACCGGAGCATATTCAAGAGGCTGGTACGACCAGCTCGTGATCTGGCCATTCCAGATGACGGATGCCGATCTTCAGGCAAAGGCGGTGGTCTATGAATGA
- the xseA gene encoding exodeoxyribonuclease VII large subunit, which translates to MSNLFDAESATNLTEFTVSELSGSIKRTVEDRFDRIRLRGEISGYRGPHSSGHAYFSIKDERARIDAVIWRGVFSGLKIKPEEGMEVIATGKVTTFPGASKYQIVVEALEPAGAGALMALLEERRKKLAAEGLFDETAKKKLPFMPRVVGVVTSPTGAVIRDILHRIADRFPVHVVVWPVKVQGEGSGDAVAAAIRGFNALGPGASVRRPDILIVARGGGSLEDLWSFNDEAVVRAAYESEIPLISAVGHETDWTLIDHAADYRAPTPTGAAERAVPVKAELVADQARLAARLASAATRLMDFRRQTLTGLSRGLPSLDQLLALPRRRFDEAALRNTRALELNTINKRRTFERSASGLSATPQRLSMMIARDREKVAVLSRRAATAIDAGLKTHRAAIAGQQRVLNSLSYRNVLARGFAVIRDQDNRPVSRAAGLAHGAPIEIEFSDGRVKAVTGEGATPPEAPPAPKKKPKAPAKPPTQGSLF; encoded by the coding sequence ATGAGCAATCTCTTCGACGCCGAATCGGCCACAAACCTGACGGAATTTACGGTTTCGGAGCTTTCCGGATCGATCAAGCGCACGGTCGAGGACCGGTTCGACCGGATCCGCCTGCGCGGCGAAATCTCCGGCTACCGCGGACCACATTCCTCGGGACATGCCTATTTTTCGATCAAGGATGAGCGCGCCCGGATTGATGCCGTCATCTGGCGAGGCGTGTTTTCCGGGCTGAAGATCAAGCCGGAAGAGGGTATGGAGGTGATCGCCACCGGCAAGGTCACCACTTTCCCGGGCGCTTCCAAATACCAGATCGTGGTGGAGGCGCTGGAGCCCGCCGGCGCCGGCGCGCTGATGGCGCTTCTGGAAGAACGCCGCAAGAAGCTGGCGGCCGAAGGCCTGTTCGACGAGACGGCCAAGAAGAAGCTGCCGTTCATGCCGCGCGTGGTCGGCGTCGTGACCTCGCCCACGGGCGCGGTGATCCGCGATATCCTTCACCGGATCGCCGACCGCTTTCCGGTCCATGTCGTGGTCTGGCCGGTCAAGGTCCAGGGAGAGGGTTCGGGCGATGCGGTTGCCGCTGCCATCAGGGGCTTCAACGCGCTCGGCCCCGGTGCCTCGGTTCGCCGTCCCGATATCCTGATCGTCGCGCGCGGCGGCGGCTCGCTTGAGGACCTCTGGAGCTTCAATGACGAGGCGGTGGTGCGGGCGGCCTATGAAAGCGAGATCCCGCTGATCTCCGCCGTGGGCCACGAGACCGACTGGACGCTGATCGACCACGCCGCCGACTACCGCGCGCCGACGCCGACGGGGGCGGCCGAACGGGCCGTGCCGGTGAAAGCCGAACTCGTCGCCGATCAGGCGCGGCTTGCGGCACGGCTTGCAAGTGCTGCGACCCGGCTGATGGATTTCCGCCGCCAGACGCTGACCGGGCTTTCACGCGGCCTTCCGTCGCTCGATCAGTTGCTGGCGCTGCCGCGGCGGCGCTTCGATGAGGCGGCGCTGAGAAACACCCGCGCGCTGGAACTCAACACCATCAACAAGCGCCGGACGTTCGAGCGCAGCGCCTCCGGCCTGTCGGCAACGCCCCAGCGCCTTTCAATGATGATCGCCCGCGACCGCGAAAAGGTGGCGGTGCTTTCGCGCCGCGCGGCAACCGCGATCGATGCCGGCCTGAAGACCCACCGCGCCGCCATCGCCGGCCAGCAGCGGGTACTGAACTCGCTGTCCTATCGCAATGTGCTGGCGCGCGGTTTTGCGGTGATCCGCGATCAGGACAACCGCCCCGTCTCCCGCGCCGCCGGGCTCGCGCATGGCGCGCCGATCGAGATCGAGTTTTCCGATGGCAGGGTCAAGGCGGTGACGGGCGAGGGGGCAACGCCCCCGGAGGCTCCGCCTGCGCCAAAGAAAAAGCCAAAAGCCCCCGCCAAACCACCCACGCAGGGCAGCCTGTTTTAA
- a CDS encoding GNAT family N-acetyltransferase, whose translation MTAPVIRDAGPADRDDWLRLWQGYLEFYGTALDDAVTAMTWNRIIDPVSAVFTRLALVDDTVAGFATCILHPRTWAVEPACYLEDLFVDPARRGSGIGRALIDDLIAIGRRDGWTNLYWHTNADNAQARRLYDSYNKADGFVRYRLPLQK comes from the coding sequence GTGACCGCCCCGGTGATCCGCGATGCCGGGCCCGCCGATCGGGACGACTGGCTGAGGCTCTGGCAGGGCTATCTGGAGTTTTACGGCACCGCGCTGGATGACGCGGTGACCGCGATGACCTGGAACCGGATCATCGATCCGGTGAGCGCCGTCTTCACCCGGCTTGCGTTGGTCGACGACACGGTCGCCGGCTTTGCGACCTGCATCCTGCACCCGCGCACCTGGGCGGTGGAGCCGGCCTGCTATCTGGAAGACCTGTTCGTGGACCCCGCGAGACGCGGCAGCGGCATCGGACGCGCGCTGATCGATGATCTGATCGCGATCGGCCGCCGCGATGGCTGGACCAATCTCTACTGGCACACCAATGCCGACAACGCCCAGGCCCGCAGGCTCTATGACAGCTACAACAAGGCCGACGGTTTTGTCCGCTACCGGCTGCCGCTTCAAAAATAG
- a CDS encoding Gfo/Idh/MocA family protein, which translates to MLRFGIMSTAKIGRELVVPAIVDAENCILAAVASRDIGRARAMAERFGAPQAFGSYEEMLASDEIDAVYIPLPTSQHVEWAIKAADAGKHVLVEKPLALKADDIAPVIAARDRNNVLVSEAYMVTYTPVWRKVRSLLAEGAIGDLVHVQGAFTYFLRDETNMRNIPELGGGGLPDIGVYPTVTTRFATGKEPERVQATVRYDENFGTDIYASVRAEFPGFELSFYVSTQLASRQFMAFHGTDGLIEVVSPFNADRWGEETVLLSNRNHSETQAFRFQDSRQYVREVEAFARAAMGAEQEVFTVEDSVRNQRFIDAVYRAGNADGGWTTV; encoded by the coding sequence ATGCTGCGTTTTGGAATTATGTCGACGGCCAAGATTGGCCGCGAGCTGGTCGTGCCGGCAATCGTCGATGCGGAAAACTGCATATTGGCGGCGGTCGCGAGCCGCGATATCGGCCGCGCGCGGGCGATGGCCGAGCGTTTCGGCGCCCCCCAGGCCTTCGGCTCCTACGAGGAAATGTTGGCAAGCGACGAGATCGATGCCGTCTATATCCCGCTGCCGACCTCACAGCATGTCGAATGGGCGATCAAGGCGGCGGATGCGGGCAAACACGTGCTGGTGGAAAAGCCGCTGGCGCTGAAAGCGGATGACATCGCGCCCGTGATTGCCGCGCGCGACCGCAACAATGTGTTGGTCAGCGAGGCCTATATGGTCACCTACACGCCGGTCTGGCGCAAGGTCCGGTCGCTGCTTGCGGAAGGCGCGATCGGCGATCTCGTCCACGTCCAGGGCGCGTTCACCTATTTCCTGCGCGACGAGACCAATATGCGCAACATCCCCGAGCTCGGCGGCGGCGGCCTGCCCGATATCGGCGTCTATCCGACCGTCACCACGCGCTTTGCCACGGGCAAGGAGCCGGAGCGCGTTCAGGCCACGGTGCGCTATGACGAAAACTTCGGAACGGATATCTACGCCTCGGTGCGGGCGGAATTTCCAGGCTTCGAACTGAGTTTCTATGTCTCCACCCAGCTTGCCAGCCGCCAGTTCATGGCTTTCCACGGCACGGATGGGCTGATCGAGGTGGTCTCCCCCTTCAATGCCGATCGCTGGGGCGAGGAAACCGTGCTGCTCTCCAACCGCAACCACAGCGAAACCCAGGCCTTCCGCTTTCAGGACAGCCGGCAATATGTGCGCGAGGTCGAGGCTTTCGCGAGGGCGGCAATGGGTGCTGAGCAAGAGGTCTTCACGGTCGAGGATTCGGTGCGCAACCAGCGCTTCATCGATGCCGTCTACCGGGCCGGCAACGCCGATGGCGGCTGGACGACGGTCTGA
- a CDS encoding spike base protein, RCAP_Rcc01079 family, whose protein sequence is MTDRFASRHATLTSPAYDGFPITTSDAAPVLEVTRAIYVGVAGDLTTTFASGETVTFQNVAAGTILPIRISHVLATGTTADALVGLI, encoded by the coding sequence ATGACAGACAGATTTGCATCCCGCCACGCAACGCTCACCAGCCCGGCCTATGACGGGTTTCCGATCACCACCAGCGACGCCGCGCCGGTGCTGGAGGTCACACGCGCGATCTATGTCGGCGTCGCCGGCGACCTGACAACAACCTTCGCCTCTGGCGAGACCGTGACATTTCAGAACGTGGCGGCGGGGACCATCCTGCCCATCCGCATCAGCCATGTGCTGGCCACCGGCACCACCGCCGATGCGCTGGTGGGGTTGATATGA
- the ybaK gene encoding Cys-tRNA(Pro) deacylase, producing MAKTTQATRFLDKAGVSYTIQQYDYDPNAFKVGLQAAAAIGEAPDRVLKTLMANVDGKPVCAVVPSNAEVSMKKLAAAFSGKHAEMLDARTAERLSGYHVGGISPFGQRKRVPTVFEEKALAEPYVVMNGGQRGLQVKLAPADAVKALDAATANVIA from the coding sequence ATGGCGAAGACCACGCAAGCGACACGGTTTCTGGACAAGGCCGGCGTCAGCTACACGATCCAGCAATATGATTACGACCCGAACGCCTTCAAGGTGGGGCTGCAGGCCGCCGCTGCGATCGGCGAGGCCCCCGACCGGGTGCTGAAGACGCTGATGGCCAATGTCGACGGCAAGCCGGTCTGCGCGGTGGTGCCATCCAACGCCGAAGTCTCGATGAAGAAGCTCGCCGCCGCCTTTTCCGGCAAGCATGCCGAGATGCTGGACGCCAGGACCGCCGAGCGGCTTTCCGGCTACCATGTCGGCGGCATCTCGCCCTTCGGGCAACGAAAACGCGTGCCGACCGTGTTCGAGGAGAAGGCGCTTGCCGAGCCCTATGTGGTGATGAATGGCGGCCAGCGCGGCCTGCAGGTCAAGCTTGCGCCGGCCGATGCGGTGAAGGCGCTGGACGCGGCAACGGCAAACGTGATCGCGTAA
- a CDS encoding phosphopentomutase has translation MARAFIYVLDSFGIGGAPDAKAYGDLGADTLGHIAEFCAAGLGDRAGLRAGPLELPNMATLGLVEAAKLASGNYPAAMARPERFLGRYGAASEVSRGKDTPSGHWEIAGTPVMFDWGYFPEGPDCFPRELLEAIYDRAGISGSLGNCHASGTEIIKRFGQEHVWTRRPIFYTSTDSVFQIAAHEYHFGLDRLMKLCVVVRELTYDYNIGRVIARPFTGETAETFKRTGNRRDFSIAPPERTLLDRVNEAGRNVLAVGKISDIFAGKGVTQLFKADGNEALVDASLKAIAQAGDGDLVFTNLVDFDMLYGHRRDVPGYAAALEAFDARIPDIAEKLKPGDIVVLTADHGCDPTWRGSDHTRERVPVLVFGPGLRPGSFGVRDSYADIGESIAAHLGLAAGKHGRSFL, from the coding sequence ATGGCCCGCGCCTTTATCTACGTTCTTGATTCCTTCGGCATCGGCGGCGCGCCGGATGCCAAGGCCTATGGCGATCTCGGCGCCGATACGCTCGGCCATATCGCCGAATTCTGCGCGGCCGGGCTCGGAGATCGCGCAGGGCTGCGCGCGGGGCCGTTGGAACTTCCCAATATGGCGACGCTTGGCCTTGTCGAGGCGGCCAAGCTTGCAAGCGGCAATTATCCGGCGGCCATGGCGCGGCCGGAGCGGTTTCTCGGCCGCTATGGGGCGGCAAGCGAGGTTTCGCGCGGCAAGGACACGCCGTCGGGCCACTGGGAGATTGCCGGCACGCCGGTGATGTTCGACTGGGGTTATTTTCCGGAGGGCCCCGATTGTTTCCCCCGGGAACTGCTGGAGGCGATCTATGACAGGGCCGGCATTTCCGGCAGTCTCGGCAATTGCCACGCGTCGGGTACCGAGATCATCAAGCGGTTCGGCCAGGAACATGTCTGGACAAGGCGGCCGATCTTCTACACCTCCACCGACAGCGTGTTCCAGATCGCGGCCCATGAATATCATTTCGGGCTCGACCGGCTGATGAAGCTCTGCGTGGTCGTGCGCGAACTGACCTATGACTACAATATCGGCCGGGTGATCGCCCGCCCGTTTACGGGCGAGACCGCCGAGACCTTCAAGCGCACCGGCAATCGCCGCGATTTCTCGATCGCGCCGCCGGAAAGGACACTGCTCGACCGGGTGAACGAGGCCGGGCGAAACGTGCTCGCCGTCGGCAAGATTTCCGATATCTTCGCCGGCAAGGGCGTAACGCAACTCTTCAAGGCCGATGGCAACGAGGCGCTGGTCGATGCCAGCCTCAAGGCGATCGCGCAAGCGGGCGATGGTGATCTCGTGTTCACCAATCTCGTCGACTTCGACATGCTCTACGGCCATCGCCGCGACGTGCCGGGCTATGCGGCAGCCCTCGAGGCCTTCGACGCCCGGATTCCCGATATCGCCGAAAAGCTGAAGCCCGGCGATATCGTGGTGCTGACCGCCGATCACGGTTGCGATCCCACCTGGCGCGGCTCCGACCATACCCGCGAGCGCGTGCCGGTGCTGGTGTTCGGCCCCGGGCTGCGGCCGGGATCGTTCGGCGTGCGCGACAGCTATGCCGATATCGGGGAGAGCATCGCCGCGCATCTGGGTCTTGCGGCGGGCAAGCACGGGAGGTCGTTTCTGTGA
- a CDS encoding aldo/keto reductase has translation MHRRILGRTDIAIAPVVFGGNVFGWTADEKTSFALLDRFVDAGFNAIDTADVYSKWVDGNQGGESETIIGNWLKRGGVRREDVVIVTKVGSEMAPDKKGLGEAWITEAVEDSLKRLQTDYIDVYLAHWPDENTSYDETIGAFSRLREQGKVRAIGASNLDAEQLGEALKVAEHTGRARYDVLQPEYNLYERSSFEGALADLCVEHDIGVITYFSLASGFLTGKYKSADDTAGSARGGGIAKYFDERGRRILKALEQVSAETGEHPAAIALAWLMTRRGVTAPIASASKLEQMDSLIRAPQIELSGEHLQILQEAGE, from the coding sequence ATGCATAGAAGAATTCTGGGCCGCACCGACATCGCCATCGCGCCGGTCGTGTTCGGCGGCAACGTCTTCGGATGGACGGCGGACGAGAAGACCTCATTCGCCCTGCTCGACCGCTTTGTCGATGCCGGCTTCAACGCGATCGACACCGCCGACGTCTATTCGAAATGGGTGGATGGCAATCAGGGTGGAGAGTCCGAGACCATTATCGGTAACTGGCTGAAGCGCGGCGGCGTCCGGCGCGAGGATGTGGTGATCGTCACCAAGGTCGGCTCCGAAATGGCGCCGGACAAGAAGGGCCTCGGCGAGGCCTGGATCACTGAGGCCGTGGAAGACTCGCTGAAGCGGCTGCAGACGGATTATATCGACGTCTATCTTGCCCACTGGCCGGATGAAAACACCTCCTATGACGAGACGATCGGCGCATTCAGCCGCCTGCGCGAACAGGGCAAGGTGCGCGCCATCGGCGCGTCCAATCTCGATGCCGAACAGCTTGGCGAGGCGCTCAAGGTGGCCGAGCATACCGGACGGGCACGCTATGACGTGCTGCAGCCGGAATATAATCTCTACGAACGCTCGTCTTTCGAGGGCGCGCTGGCCGACCTCTGCGTCGAGCACGATATCGGCGTCATCACCTATTTCAGCCTCGCCTCCGGCTTTCTCACCGGAAAATACAAATCCGCCGATGACACCGCGGGAAGCGCGCGCGGCGGCGGGATCGCCAAATATTTCGATGAGCGCGGCCGCCGGATCCTGAAGGCGCTGGAACAGGTGAGCGCGGAGACGGGCGAACATCCGGCGGCAATCGCCCTTGCCTGGCTGATGACCCGACGCGGCGTCACCGCGCCGATCGCCAGCGCCTCGAAACTGGAGCAGATGGACAGCCTGATCCGCGCGCCGCAAATCGAACTTTCGGGCGAGCATCTGCAGATCCTTCAGGAGGCCGGCGAGTGA
- a CDS encoding ArsC family reductase, with protein MPVTLYGIKNCDTMKKAWTWLDAHSIAYDFHDYKKAGIDRAHLERWCDAAGWEKVINRAGMTFRKLPDAEKADLTREKAIGLMLVQPSMIKRPVLEKDGATTLGFKPDTYEAVFGKG; from the coding sequence GTGCCGGTCACGCTTTACGGAATTAAGAACTGCGACACGATGAAGAAGGCCTGGACCTGGCTCGACGCGCATTCCATCGCCTATGATTTTCACGACTACAAGAAGGCCGGAATCGACCGGGCGCATCTGGAGCGCTGGTGCGACGCGGCCGGCTGGGAGAAGGTCATAAACCGCGCCGGCATGACCTTCCGCAAGCTGCCCGACGCGGAAAAGGCCGACCTGACGCGGGAAAAGGCGATCGGGCTGATGCTGGTCCAGCCCTCGATGATCAAGCGGCCGGTGCTGGAAAAGGACGGCGCGACTACGCTGGGCTTCAAGCCCGACACCTACGAAGCCGTTTTCGGCAAGGGGTAG
- the upp gene encoding uracil phosphoribosyltransferase → MDGVTVINHPLVQHKLTKMRQKETSTAGFRRLLREISTLLCYEVTRDLELTMETIETPMTTMEAPVLEGKKLVFASILRAGNGLLEGMLDLVPSARVSHIGVYRDHDTLEAIEYFFKAPEDIGERLVIVVDPMLATGNSSIAAIDRLKERGVTNIRFLCLLAAPEGIENFRKAHPDVPVYTAAIDSHLNEKGYIVPGLGDAGDRMYGTK, encoded by the coding sequence ATGGACGGCGTAACGGTCATCAATCACCCTCTGGTTCAGCACAAGCTGACCAAGATGCGGCAGAAGGAAACCTCGACGGCGGGATTCCGGCGGCTGCTCAGGGAGATTTCGACGCTGCTCTGCTACGAGGTGACCCGCGATCTCGAACTGACCATGGAAACCATCGAAACGCCGATGACGACCATGGAAGCGCCGGTGCTGGAAGGCAAGAAGCTGGTATTCGCCTCGATCCTGCGCGCCGGCAACGGGTTGCTCGAAGGCATGCTCGACCTCGTTCCGTCCGCCCGCGTTTCCCATATCGGCGTCTATCGCGATCACGATACGCTGGAGGCGATCGAATATTTCTTCAAGGCGCCGGAGGATATCGGCGAGCGTCTGGTGATCGTCGTTGATCCGATGCTGGCGACCGGTAATTCCTCGATCGCCGCCATCGACCGGCTGAAGGAGCGCGGCGTTACCAATATCCGCTTCCTCTGCCTGCTGGCGGCACCCGAGGGCATCGAGAATTTCCGCAAGGCCCATCCCGACGTTCCGGTCTACACCGCCGCGATCGACAGCCATCTCAACGAGAAGGGCTATATCGTGCCCGGCCTGGGTGACGCCGGCGACCGGATGTACGGCACGAAATAG
- a CDS encoding aminopeptidase codes for MNAQPRLPHPIDLEKLEKLAEVAVKVGLNLAEGQDLVMTAPIEAQPLTRLISRYAYQAGAGVVTTLFNDPQATLERFEHGHDASFDKAANWLYEGMGQAFANGAARLAIAGDDPMLLAAQDADKVARANRAMSTAYKPALEKIAGFDINWNIVSYPTLAWARTVFPGDPDGMAVAKLAKAIFAASRVDQPDPVGAWREHNDNLHARSAWLNAKRFSALRYTGPGTDLTIGLADEHEWSGGASMAKNGIICNPNIPTEEVFTTPHRLRVEGHVSSTKPLSHQGTLIDDIRVEFSEGRVVKASAAKGESVLNKVLDTDEGARRLGEVALVPHSSPISASGILFYNTLFDENASCHIALGQCYSKCFLNGDKLSPDEIAARGGNASLIHIDWMIGSDKIDIDGIDAAGNATPVMRGGEWAE; via the coding sequence ATGAACGCTCAACCCCGGCTTCCCCATCCCATCGATCTGGAAAAACTCGAGAAGCTTGCCGAGGTCGCCGTCAAGGTCGGGCTCAACCTTGCCGAGGGGCAGGATCTGGTCATGACCGCGCCGATCGAGGCTCAGCCGCTGACGCGGCTGATCAGCCGCTATGCCTATCAGGCCGGCGCCGGCGTGGTGACCACGCTGTTCAACGATCCCCAGGCAACGCTGGAACGCTTCGAGCACGGCCATGACGCAAGCTTCGACAAGGCCGCGAACTGGCTTTACGAAGGCATGGGCCAGGCCTTTGCCAATGGCGCGGCACGGCTTGCGATCGCCGGCGACGACCCGATGCTGCTGGCCGCTCAGGACGCCGACAAGGTGGCCCGCGCCAACCGCGCCATGTCGACCGCCTACAAGCCGGCGCTGGAAAAGATCGCCGGTTTCGACATCAACTGGAACATCGTCTCCTACCCGACGCTTGCCTGGGCGAGGACGGTGTTTCCCGGCGACCCGGACGGCATGGCCGTCGCCAAGCTGGCCAAGGCGATCTTCGCGGCATCGCGCGTCGACCAGCCCGATCCGGTGGGGGCGTGGCGCGAGCATAACGACAATCTCCATGCCCGCTCGGCATGGCTGAACGCGAAGCGGTTCTCCGCCCTGCGCTATACCGGCCCAGGCACCGATCTGACGATCGGGCTTGCCGATGAGCACGAATGGAGCGGCGGCGCGTCGATGGCCAAGAACGGCATTATCTGCAACCCGAACATTCCGACCGAGGAAGTGTTCACCACGCCGCACCGGCTGAGAGTCGAGGGCCATGTCTCCTCCACCAAGCCGCTGTCGCATCAGGGCACGCTGATCGATGACATCCGGGTGGAATTCAGCGAGGGCCGGGTCGTCAAGGCGTCGGCCGCCAAGGGCGAATCCGTGCTGAACAAGGTGCTCGACACCGACGAGGGCGCGCGCCGGCTGGGCGAGGTGGCGCTGGTGCCGCATTCCTCGCCGATTTCGGCCAGCGGCATCCTGTTCTACAACACGCTGTTCGACGAAAACGCCTCGTGCCACATCGCGCTCGGCCAGTGCTATTCGAAATGCTTCCTCAACGGCGACAAGCTTTCGCCCGACGAGATCGCCGCGCGCGGCGGCAATGCATCGCTGATCCATATCGACTGGATGATCGGCTCCGACAAGATCGACATCGACGGCATCGATGCCGCCGGCAACGCCACGCCCGTGATGCGCGGCGGCGAATGGGCTGAATAG
- a CDS encoding adenosine deaminase, translating to MIKAELHCHIEGATPPALAARLAAKYGIDLSRYLADGRYLWHDFSSFIACYAAIANVFRSEEDFAALAEAYLIELAAENTIYAELFVSPEQGLAAGLSKDGYMRAITAGIEAARDKTGIEARMVMIGERHMGPEQVEGAARYAVSCDFPLLTGFNMAGDERMGRVDDFGRAFDIARDGGLGITIHAGEVCGAFSVRDALDRVRPDRIGHGVRAVEEPDLVRRLADEGVVLEVCPGSNIALSVYPDFAAHPLRRLFDAGVKVTLNSDDPPFFHTSLAREYEAARDEMGFSTDEIDMMTRTAIEAAFVDEPTRERLLSRFAG from the coding sequence GTGATCAAGGCCGAGCTTCACTGCCATATCGAAGGCGCCACGCCGCCGGCCCTGGCGGCGCGCCTTGCCGCGAAATACGGCATCGATCTGTCCCGCTACCTCGCCGACGGTCGCTATCTCTGGCACGATTTTTCGAGCTTCATCGCCTGCTATGCGGCGATTGCGAATGTGTTCCGCTCCGAGGAGGATTTCGCAGCCCTTGCCGAAGCTTATCTGATCGAACTGGCCGCAGAAAACACCATCTATGCCGAGCTGTTCGTCTCGCCGGAGCAGGGTCTGGCCGCCGGCCTCTCCAAGGACGGTTACATGCGGGCGATCACCGCCGGCATCGAGGCCGCGCGCGACAAGACCGGCATCGAGGCGCGCATGGTGATGATCGGCGAGCGCCATATGGGGCCGGAACAGGTGGAAGGGGCGGCGCGCTATGCCGTTTCCTGTGACTTCCCGCTATTGACCGGCTTCAACATGGCCGGTGACGAGCGCATGGGCCGGGTTGACGATTTCGGCCGCGCCTTCGACATCGCGCGCGATGGCGGGCTTGGCATCACCATTCACGCGGGCGAGGTCTGCGGCGCTTTCTCGGTGCGCGACGCGCTCGATCGCGTCAGGCCCGACAGGATCGGGCATGGCGTGAGAGCAGTGGAGGAGCCGGATCTGGTGCGCCGGCTTGCCGATGAGGGCGTGGTGCTGGAAGTCTGTCCCGGCTCCAATATCGCGCTGTCGGTCTATCCGGATTTCGCCGCCCATCCGCTGCGCCGCCTGTTCGATGCCGGGGTAAAGGTCACGCTCAATTCCGACGATCCGCCATTCTTCCACACCTCGCTTGCCCGCGAATACGAGGCGGCCCGCGACGAGATGGGTTTTTCGACAGACGAGATCGACATGATGACGCGCACCGCGATCGAGGCCGCCTTCGTCGATGAGCCGACGCGCGAGCGGCTGCTTTCGCGGTTTGCCGGCTGA